Proteins from a genomic interval of Crassostrea angulata isolate pt1a10 chromosome 7, ASM2561291v2, whole genome shotgun sequence:
- the LOC128192091 gene encoding uncharacterized protein LOC128192091 has protein sequence MSTLKLVTLGLLVAAVVSDKRQGVFGPCQGWGAGCTSYFSYRPQPQPPTRKITRNVHKAPAYMFTSGSSWKPIGKRGKDAKDTKKRTSWFTDIPYLRNPFLSYPRLKNGAGGHLNSLNRVSSSQRQRHHNLVEV, from the exons ATGTCCACACTGAAACTGGTTACACTGGGGCTATTAGTCGCCGCCGTGGTCAGCGACAAGCGACAGGGCGTGTTCGGACCCTGCCAGGGCTGGGGGGCGGGCTGCACCAGCTACTTCTCCTACAGACCCCAGCCACAACCCCCCACACGCAAGATCACCAGAAACGTCCACAAGGCTCCCGCCTACATGTTCACTTCCG GTTCGTCGTGGAAGCCAATCGGCAAACGCGGCAAGGACGCAAAGGATACGAAGAAGCGGACATCCTGGTTTACCGACATCCCCTACCTACGGAATCCCTTCCTCTCCTACCCCCGCCTCAAAAACGGCGCAG gtGGTCACTTAAACAGCCTCAACCGCGTGTCATCCTCACAAAGACAGCGGCACCACAATTTGGTGGAGGTCTAA
- the LOC128192090 gene encoding RNA-binding protein 42-like gives MANSDMALLTEKRLKEMEAEMNRFEQEILVPKDFEAGGSRMIIGAGTFNKVKAQITGNDEPPHKMARHEGPPQGPPPRAKPPHPEGSQYSDPNIPLSVLAAPPPPPPSLMSSSRPTSSGVSNLAPPPPPPPAMRPNLPFVPHQIRQRMPPPPPPPSGPPVQGPPRPPPHFMGGQSGPDPYSGGYQGPPHPHSMPNRGPMMRPPYGGPGPQGPMPPFHGGPPPMEQKKEPMIEKPRVVYSSAPVINKPEKKKKKKKEEEGGPQGDTGDQSKVGPSGGIVPAIMPVPQPEVKVHEPIHEPEPVMEVVPKREKKEKKPKKIIRTAAGETWEDPSLEEWEKDDFRIFCGDLGNEVTDEVLARAFSRYPSFLKSKVVRDKRTNKTKGYGFVSFKDPNDFVQAMREMNGKYVGNRPIKLRKSSWRDRNIEIVRKKDKEKKRLGLR, from the exons ATGGCGAATTCCGATATGGCTTTGTTGACAGAAAAACGTTTAAAAGAAATGGAAGCGGAGATGAACCG cTTTGAGCAGGAGATTCTGGTGCCAAAAGACTTTGAGGCAGGAGGATCGCGGATGATTATTGGTGCTGGCACATTCAATAAAGTCAAAGCCCAAATCACAG GAAATGATGAACCTCCACATAAGATGGCCCGCCATGAAGGCCCTCCCCAGGGCCCTCCGCCAAGGGCGAAACCTCCACACCCAGAGGGCTCACAATACTCGGACCCCAACATCCCATTATCAG TGCTAGCTGCCCCACCCCCACCTCCTCCCTCTCTGATGTCATCTTCAAGGCCGACATCCTCAGGGGTGTCCAACCTAGCGCCTCCCCCACCTCCACCTCCAGCCATGCGCCCAAATCTCCCATTTGTTCCTCATCAGATCAGACAAAGaatgccccctcccccacctCCCCCTTCTGGGCCCCCTGTCCAGGGGCCCCCTAGACCACCACCACACTTCATGGGAGGCCAGAGTGGACCGGACCCATATTCAGGAG GTTACCAAGGACCCCCTCATCCCCATTCCATGCCAAATCGAGGTCCTATGATGAGACCTCCATATGGAGGTCCAGGTCCCCAGGGACCTATGCCACCTTTTCATGGAGGACCTCCTCCTATGGAGCAGAAAAAAGAGCCAA TGATTGAAAAACCAAGAGTTGTCTACTCCTCCGCTCCTGTCATCAACAAAccagagaaaaagaaaaagaaaaaaaaagaggagGAAGGGGGACCACAGGGGGACACAGGAGACCAGAGTAAAGTGGGGCCCTCAGGGGGAATTGTTCCAGCTATAATGCCAGTACCACAGCCAGAAGTAAAAGTGCATGAACCAATACAT GAGCCTGAGCCTGTGATGGAAGTAGTGCCTAAAAGAGAGAAGAAAGAGAAGAAGCCCAAGAAGATAATCCGGACAGCGGCAGGAGAGACCTGGGAGGATCCATCGCTGGAGGAGTGGGAGAAAG ATGATTTTAGAATATTCTGTGGAGATCTAGGGAATGAAGTCACCGATGAAGTCTTGGCCCGTGCTTTCAGTAGATACCCCTCTTTTTTAAAGTCCAAAGTTGTTCGAGATAAAAGAACTAACAAAACGAAAGGTTACGGATTTGTGAGCTTCAAAGATCCCAATGATTTCGTCCAGGCCATGAGAGAAATGAATG